A region from the Hydra vulgaris chromosome 08, alternate assembly HydraT2T_AEP genome encodes:
- the LOC136082935 gene encoding piggyBac transposable element-derived protein 4-like, with product MPQNKFQLILRFWHFINNEDSGKGRLCEIIGLLDHLNNTMDNIYCPNKNILIDESMMPWKGHLVFRQYVKNKRYKYGIKFYELCESDGIVLKVKIYSGERTLGKHLLGQTGAIDSDVMEKFLGKGYHLYTDNYYNSFELTKHMINQKTYICGTLKTDQKSNPKEYRKQN from the coding sequence ATGCCACAAAATAAATTCCAACTAATATTACGGTTTTggcattttattaacaatgaaGATTCAGGTAAAGGACGCTTGTGTGAAATTATTGGACTCCTCGATCACTTAAATAATACAATGGATAACATTTACTgtcctaataaaaatatattaatagatGAGTCAATGATGCCTTGGAAGGGACATCTTGTATTCAGGCAGTAtgtgaaaaataaaagatataagtATGGTATCAAGTTCTATGAGCTTTGTGAATCAGATGGTATTGtactaaaagtaaaaatctaCTCTGGCGAGAGAACTCTCGGTAAACATTTGTTGGGTCAAACAGGAGCCATTGATTCAGACGTAATGGAAAAATTTCTGGGAAAAGGTTATCACCTGTACACCGATAACTATTACAATTCCTTTGAGTTAACAAAGCAcatgataaatcaaaaaacatacaTTTGTGGTACTTTAAAAACTGACCAAAAGTCTAATCCAAAAGAATATAGAAAGCAAAACTGA